The DNA sequence GTACATGATCGTCTAACTCTTCTTCAGGCTCGATCACGCCCTCGACCAAGTCCgttcctcatcctcttccaccaTCTCCTTCACCCTCCATTTCTCCCCCTTCCAGCCAAGCCCCAACCGCGAGGCCACAATCCCAGACCGTGCCGCGCATGCCCTCCACCACAAGCACAACGACAATGCAGCCGCTCAGCAACTCTTCCAGGCACACATGCTCTCCCTGGCGGAACCGCTAAACGTCCCGCTCGGCTTCACAGGGCCGACGGGCAACTCCTTTCCCGCTCACCGAGTTATTCAGCAGGTCCAGGAGGTATATGGCACGGACACTACGAATAAGCTCGTGGATGCGATATTTAGGCTGTACTTTGCGGAGGGAAGACATCCTGGCGAAGATGAGATGCTGATCGAGGCTTGTGTTGAGGCGGGAGTGGATGAGAAAGTGGCCAAGAGCCTGGTGGAGGATAAGGAGAAAGGGGAGAGAGACACTAAGGAGAAAATTAGGAGCATAGGGATGGATATTGATTCGGTGCCAACTGTGATTATTGAAGGACGGAGAAGGGACTTAACGTTGACAGGGCTCAAAGAAGTTGCCGAGTATGTCAAGGCCTTCggaaccatcaccaaggagagCACTTAGTAGCACAGACTTCAAGCCAGACAAGAATCACAAGTGATAATAGGTCAAGATGTACATTTCTCGTTTCTTGGAAAGAATGTCGTTACGTAAATACATGAAGGGATAAAAAAGGACATGATCAGTCATATCTCATTACAAGTCATAGCCACTCTCTCCAAGACGTCCATCTCATAGCCAGTGAAGCTACACTGCTCATGATCGGCTAAACATCAGAGGTACCAGCACACTCCGACTCTCCAGTCCTCTTCGGTCTTCCATGACCATGCCGGGGCCAAAGGCGGTACCCAGGTCCCGGCCTGCAAGGAGCCTGCACGCATTGGCCTCACCCACGCGCGGCGGCTTCTTGCCGTGGCAGAATTCGCGGCTTAGCTTTGTCAAGAccgcagccttggccttttgcAGGGCGCTTGTCCGCGCCGCGGCGTCCTCGGCGAGCAGCCGGTGCGCCTCCTCCTTTTCAATATTGCGCTGAACAGGAGAGATGCCCTCGTCTGGGTCTGAAGCAGCGCTCCGCCTCCTAGC is a window from the Fusarium keratoplasticum isolate Fu6.1 chromosome 5, whole genome shotgun sequence genome containing:
- a CDS encoding DSBA domain-containing protein → MYESQVTFVMDTICPWTYLAKKRLDHALDQVRSSSSSTISFTLHFSPFQPSPNREATIPDRAAHALHHKHNDNAAAQQLFQAHMLSLAEPLNVPLGFTGPTGNSFPAHRVIQQVQEVYGTDTTNKLVDAIFRLYFAEGRHPGEDEMLIEACVEAGVDEKVAKSLVEDKEKGERDTKEKIRSIGMDIDSVPTVIIEGRRRDLTLTGLKEVAEYVKAFGTITKEST